The Cucumis sativus cultivar 9930 unplaced genomic scaffold, Cucumber_9930_V3 scaffold72, whole genome shotgun sequence DNA window TCCATGTTTATGCAACTTTCTGTGACATAAATATGTGTTGTAGATGATATTACTAGAAGGTGCAAAAGCCACAACTGAGACTGTAGATGCACTGAGGACCGGGGCAGCTGCAATGAAAGCAATGCAGAAAGCAACGTGAGTACCACTTTGTTTCAATGtacttcaataatttgttaaatttagatGTTTGAAGTCTGTCCCGATCTTGATTGTTAGTCGTTTGAACTATGTACTGGCAGAGTATAACGACACATGAGACACCTGTGTGTTTCCATTAAAATCTATTGTTTAGTGCAGAAGGAGTTTAGATGACGAGGTTGGGTTGATGATGGAACTTTAAATATTCTCCTTTTGCAGGAACATTGATGATGTGGACAAAACAATGGATGAGATCAATGAACAAACTGAGAACATGAAACAGATCCAAGAAGCACTATCAAATCCAATTGGTGCTGCAGCCGATTTTGATGAGGTTTGTATTCACTTTCAATTTGTCTTCTCATTTGTACCTGCTGCAATTTTATGAAGTTCATCCACTAAACACATCATTGTAACGCTTCACAGGATGAACTGGAAGCGGAACTTGAAGAGCTAGAAAGTGCCGAGTTGGAAGAACAACTTCTTCAACCTGCAACAACAGCTCCTGCTGCTCCAATTCCAGTCCCTGCAGGTCGACAAACTGCTCGACCCGCTCCTCAGAAACGAACTGCTGAAGAAGATGAGCTGGCAGCTCTACAGGCTGAGATGGCACTTTGATGCGACATCCAACAATATTCCAAAGCAGGTCCTTCAGTTCTTTTCCTTTGTTAGCAATGAATATCCTACATACTTGTTTAAATTTCCATCTAGAGCTAAATCTGCCAAGGCTAAGAGATTTCTATGGTTGCTTGTAGGTGGCGTTGCAGGACGAGAATTCGAAGGAGAGGCGATATGAAGAATTGGCTATGAGGTTGTTCCGAAGAATTGAACATTTTTTGCTATGTTCTCAACAAAGCCTGATGAAAGGTCTGTTTGTGATAATATCAGACAATAATGCAAATTTGAATTAGGTCTTGTATACTCTGTAAATGAATATGATAACATTATTGTGGTTAGTAATGACCTAATATGGAGCTAATGTGTAAGTGTCTCAATTACACGAATGCTGTGTGTTCAATTTGAGTTGGTTATTTGAAAATCCATGCTCAATTTTAGCGTTTTAAAAGATAAGGGCATTGGGTTTGGTtcctaaattttaagatttgtcCAATATTATCTCCAACTCTAAACTTTGTTTGTTGGCATTGTCTATGGCCTTCCACAATTACAAATATGGGTATCTGGTgctatataaatattttaggatacaatttacattttcttaataaatttgaagttaaaaatttaaaaacttattaaataCTTTCTTCTAAACATTTCtcgaattttaaaaactaaaacttctttttacAATCACTTGTTTTTAATTCTTGAAAACTAAGTCTACAAACCGTTCTATCTctaagttatatatttttacaaatgttacaaaaatcaaacctctttttaatttaaaatgtagttttaaaaaaattgttcttgAGTTTAGATATTTGAATTCAACTCTTTCAACCATTGAGAGTACAACCAAACACTAAACTATGATCCAACAAAGctttagtttttggttttttaaaaattaataaaccatGTATTTTGtgaacttatttttgttttaaaaaccACGCCcaattattcaaatataagtacgaaataagaaaaacatgtGTAAGAAAATCCATAAAAACTGAACacattccaaaaataaaagggTTCTATACCTAAACCACTTTTTTACCATGGATTTCACAGAAAATCTGTATACTCTGCTGCGTAGCTCGAAACGCAGGAACTGATTCCAATACATTTACTGTTCCCATGCTGATAGCgactaagagaagaaaacaaatcagAAATTCAGGAGCCATGAAGGTATGAAGGTTTCACATAAGACGTCTTTTATAGTGTCGTGGGAAGGGAACTAAATACTGATTTAAGAATtgacaattttcttatttaccaCATAACTAATGAACATGCCAACAACTGTACAAATCATGGATGTTTGCTTCAGAATATTATTGAGATATAAACCATGGGGTTGAATCGGCTGTAAAGCTTCTCTCCATTTAATCAATGACGGAACTCAGAGGGGTTGGCGACAACTCCAAATAATCAAAATCCTCCGTCATCCCAACCTGCATTTACACAACCGTAACCCCAAGGTTCTTAATTAATACCCTTTTCAATCTCTATGTTTTCGGTCTAATTTACatttaacttttgaatttggtttcaatttaagtttcaaaatattataatctgaGATGTGAGctttatttcaatttgatttctaaatttcaagatttacAATTTGTATATGCATTTCTAGTGAAGGGAGTGGTTTACCTCTTTGTACAGGTTCTCTAGTTGTTCTTTGGCTTGTGGAAAGTTGTTTGAACACCATTGTCGCAAAGTGAATATGTTGTCTGTGCAATAAAGAGAGTttccaaagaaattaaaaatgggaacccgagaaaaaagaaatgaaaagaaaagaaaagaaacatcGAAAACTAGTTGGCAGTTTATGTGCAGCGGAATGCATACCTGTCCATCGGTTGGCTGCAGCATGAGCATCATCAATTGCATTTTCTGTCAAATTCACACAACCATTAAATCATCATTAAGCAGCCGATACCCATTTCGATCGCGAGAATCTAAAATAGCTAACGAAACTCAACTCATTGCTTCAAAGGCTGCTGGGTCATTATCTGCATATTGTAACATCTCATCCTGGGAGTGACTAGATTATCAGAGTAAGCGCGAAAACTGAAAGGATCGTCGTGATCGAActgttctttaaaaaataaaataaatgaaatccAGAATACAAACAAAACCTTTAGCTCTTTGTGCTTCAGGTCAATGGCTTTTAATTCAGCTAAGGCTTCCTCTCGTTCTTCCTGGCATGAAAGAAAGCATTCGTGACCAAAGGGAAAATATGTTTCATAATTACCTTtcgtttaaaatataattactcACAGATTcctctctccctttctttaATTGATTACACTGCTCAGTAAGTTGTTCCAGTCTATTCTTACTGTTTTGGAGATCAGATTCAAGTTTACGACACACATTACGTAGCTGGTAAGAATAGAGTTATGAGAtcttttgaaagtaaaaattaatgtgaaaattcaaatgagTTCAAATCATGATGCGAATAATTTCTTTCACCTGATTACCAGCACAGCTTGGTAGACTCCAAAAATACACCTGAAGTTTACAACCAAACATAATATATAGCAAATTGAAAATCACATTCAACGCACGAGAGACAATAATGTCCAAAGACTAAAACCCATATGCAAAGAATAAGTCATGGTGCAAACAGGAGAAACACAAGAATAGAAACTGGAAGTCTCATCTCAAAACTTTTACTCACCGAAGTTCCAATCTTCTCTTTGGAAACCAAATCATCATCCACTAAACTTTGCACAACATCTTTCACTGACTGAGAAATCACACCTTTCCTAGGACCCAATTTTTCAAGCTCTTTAAGCTGAAACGAGAAAatcagaaaaaagagaaacttcTTATAGTATCTAATAATGTTAAAGGGATCCGCTATGGTCTAAAAACACGAAGTCCGTCAAATCAAACaggaatagaaaatgaaattgcaGAACTTCCTAAACTCACAAGGAAAAAGTCTTGAGACTCATAAAAGATCTGAAGCATCTTCTCACGCTTCTCATCCAGGGAAAGGCCTCTTTTCTTAGACtgtttctcaaataaaatttcaacaagTGCATAAATGTTAGACCACAAACCCAATATCTGGAATCAATACATTATAAAAATCATCAAGCAGAGAGCAATAAGATCCCTATCTAATCTAGTCCGTAGTCTCAACTGAGTGAACCGTATTAAAACCAATAAATCcctaaattttgttagatGAAGAATTACTCTCCATAATGAAGGATGCATCCTAATTACACGttcaatcaaatcaaatatccTAAACTATGAATCGTCAAGAATTCAAATCTATCTAATACTAATCTTCCACATAAAGTTCGAAATTATCGAAAAATCAACTTGTGaaacacataaaaaagaaaaaaaaaagtatggaATACGATTCTAACAAATGAAGTGGgtgaaatgaaagaagaagaatttagcaaattagggtttgagaagAAAGATTACCATGGATTGGATTGTTTAAGCTTAAGAGTATTGGAGAAGCCTCCGGAGAAATGCGGGAAGAGTGAAGACGTTTTGCAAGGCGGGAAAGTATTTATTGAGCTCAAATTTATtgtaaacaaacaaaattgtgaaaaacaAATGAGTAAATAATATGtcactaattatttttatttaaattttaactttatttgtttaattaatttttagtatgATAACTTAGagtagaaaatttgaaggtttaaagttaaataaagcTAACACAATGTGGTTCGTTATTGAGTTATTTTTTAGACTTTAAGatcttgttttgtttgatcAACGGAagaatttctcttttatagaatgaacttttaatttattatatgttgAGCCAAATTtagatatgaaaattttacttgaccttTGAGTAACACTACTAGTAAATTTGctttgtgttgttttttacCATAGGTAGTTTTTCCGACTTGGGTTGTTCGTTGTGGGTCTGACCATGGAATGGATTCTTATGcgtttttttgttgttattataaatagtGTGTGATTACGTGTTGTAATAATTAAGCTCTCTATATAAAGAGCTTTTAGGATGAAGCTTTCATGAAGAGAAGCAAAGAGAAATCTAGGCTTGTGATTTTTTTAGGGTTATGTGTGATCATCTTCTTCGAGAGCTCTTTTTGATGTTCTATCtctttatatattgatatttatttcGTTGTTGCTAATAAAGAATTCTACCTCTAATTTGTACAATGACGGTAGACTTCGATCAAACCACTATAAAGATATGTGACAATCTTTTTATTCTCCTCCTTACTATTTTAATTCGTTTGAGTTCTCTAATTTGGATATTGCATTTGGTCTTTGATTTGTTTCACGGtatgaaagagagaaatgatggtccgtttggattgaattaacaacaaaatatttttcaataatatattttcttttaaacactttttttgaaaatgagtttaaaatttaaacacttaatGTTTGATTAGACTTTCttttataagtgtttatatgtgaatttggtttttaaaaatttctccaaaatagattattttataaatgagtttttaaaaatgcattattttaatttgtcaaacactactattattttcaaaatagttttttgacaaaattaaacactttataATCCCAACCAAACACACCCGAAGTctataaaagagaaattgacATATTAGTGTGAGCTACACACTCTAATGCTTAAGTCAGATAGTGAAAAAATGTGAAAGCTATGTTATAAGGATTCAATTTACCTCATATGGAGttataatgatttattttataaaagtgaTTGACTTAATTTATTCCGATAGAGTTTCAGAGTTACTTTAGGATAGTCATATACAACTTACTAGATCGAGAGGGACAtgctttgttttgtgtttggCTAGAATCAACCTTAACCATGGTCCTGACTACGACCAAACATCTCCCTTAGACCGACTTTGGTCTTAAAAAGATGGTTTTGGGTTGGCACATGCGTCAAACATATCCCATTAGCTATTTTTGCTAAACTTAGTCTTATCAAAGCAAATGCAAAGTACATTAATTTAGGCTTCAACAAGAACTAACTATCTCTCTTAACCCTATTTTGGGTCTATGGTGCTTTTCATTaccctaaatatttttattttctctaacTTGTTGTTTTTATCATTGTTTAATGTTGATTAGACTCTTCCATTTAAAATCACCTAAGATAATTGTTTAGTTGGtctttgaattgaaatttgagtCTAATAGGTACTCAAAAGTTTAAGGACAAACATTCAATTTAATAGACTCGTAAATTGAAAACCATGATGGATTGATCTAATAGactaattagaaaaatataagaatgaaCCGCCtagttaaaattttcttttctatttttatttaatttataaaaaattatttgattcaaattttatatttgaaaaaagtaatgaaaaacatagatattttatattttatgcaATTATCCTAAAATTTATCTAtctaattcaaatttggatgattatgttttgttgaaaaacaaaatccataattaaaaatgtgatTTAGTTAGCTaatggtttaaaaaaatagaaaatcttCATTGAAACCCTAATTTAAGTTCTAACATTTCACTGTAGATAACtcgaaaatattattttaaacaaaaattaaaatataactaaagACTTGAATATAACGTTGTAGTTTCTTACAATTAAATATTCTCAAACACACATTACAATTACACCAAAGTAAACAATAAACACTCATGAACAAAGACTTTTGAAGtctatgaaattaattatatcccATAATAGCAAATAGTTATTGACTTTATAATCCatataataaagttataaACTCAAGAAAAgtacaaaacatatataaacacaAGGGAAATTACATTATTTCAGTAGCCTTTGGTTAATCCATTAATAATAGATTGTagaccaaaaaaacaaatcgaaAATTAAAGACGGGTTTGATTGGTgtcagtttgaaaaaaatataaatcgataacatttttaaaaagtttcaaagaCTTAAATCGAACTAAACCAACGACCAATTTGTACAACTTTATAGTCGATTCAGTAGCGATTTAATCAAAAAATCGACTCCAATAATTGATCGAGGTTGactctaaaataataaaataaaataatagtaacaaTTATGGTGggattaatttcaaaagaaattaaagcataatagtaaaaaatgaaataattgtGGTGTAATGCTTAATTATGGTCAATGTAATTAGGCAGCCAGTCCACAAATGTCAACATgattaaactaataataatgtaatgCCGTTGTTAATTAGTCGGTAATGAAGAgccaaaattatttgaattttactttttttctttcctttttaatttactttatagTTTATggtatatatttgtttaattaaagtaCTTTGTgacaaaagtttatttataattattattatatagtttCTTCATGTGGGTCTACAGTTTCTCACAATagtcaatttaatttatttttttttctgatgGGTTTGTAGGGAAATTAAGTAAATACAAAAGAatactatattatatttttctcatttattttttttaaaaattgaataattagatatttccatggaatattttaattgcaaaacacacaaaaagaaaattcttcttcatttatGTCCATATCAATTCAGCACATATTAATTTACTTTGAATTATCacaaccaaatttaatttatttaaacaaagaaaataactttCAAAGTTAacatattatttcaaaagagTATAGGAACGACTTTCACTCTTGACTTTTTATGTAAAAGGATTTAAGCTTTTTTAATTGTGCTAGAATTTTCTTCTACACGCGTTTTGTTGTTCTTGGCGTAGGCGAACGAGCTTTAGGTGGTTGCACTCTTACCTAAGGATAACAAACTATCTCAAGTAAAAAatagttgatattttatttcatttaccAAAATCTTATCATTTAAGAGTTACTTAGGATGTGTAATTCATATCatgttttttaatctaaaaccACTACTTGATTTGTGAATAAAGAAACAATGGTGAGAGTAAATCTAAATCATACTCTAAAAGAATAGGTTGCAGGTTG harbors:
- the LOC101204189 gene encoding meiotic nuclear division protein 1 homolog — its product is MSKKRGLSLDEKREKMLQIFYESQDFFLLKELEKLGPRKGVISQSVKDVVQSLVDDDLVSKEKIGTSVYFWSLPSCAGNQLRNVCRKLESDLQNSKNRLEQLTEQCNQLKKGREESEEREEALAELKAIDLKHKELKDEMLQYADNDPAAFEAMKNAIDDAHAAANRWTDNIFTLRQWCSNNFPQAKEQLENLYKEVGMTEDFDYLELSPTPLSSVID
- the LOC116406203 gene encoding vacuolar protein sorting-associated protein 32 homolog 2-like; translated protein: MILLEGAKATTETVDALRTGAAAMKAMQKATNIDDVDKTMDEINEQTENMKQIQEALSNPIGAAADFDEDELEAELEELESAELEEQLLQPATTAPAAPIPVPAGRQTARPAPQKRTAEEDELAALQAEMAL